One Aneurinibacillus migulanus genomic region harbors:
- the truB gene encoding tRNA pseudouridine(55) synthase TruB, translating to MSGLSGIIPLYKQAGMTSHDCVMKVRRIARTKKVGHTGTLDPDVTGVLPICIGPATKVADYLHEAPKVYRATMVIGTATNTQDASGEVIEEKAIEPALSEVQVRETMEKFLGNIEQLPPMYSAVKVDGKRLHELARQGKTVERKLRSATIYKIDIEDMQLTEERPSVTFTVACSKGTYVRTLCVDIGSALGYPAHMSYLQRIKSGPFTLEQCVTLEQMEEAASEGILQHLLYPLDVGLSQYSAVTVPEGRVKAMRNGLSQRHRKPDDWQIGDKIRLYSPGGAFLALHEVVYIDKENGVESKPVRVFPEGEA from the coding sequence ATGAGTGGATTATCTGGCATTATCCCGCTTTACAAGCAGGCAGGAATGACTTCACATGACTGTGTGATGAAAGTACGACGTATTGCACGCACAAAAAAAGTAGGACACACCGGTACATTGGATCCAGATGTGACCGGCGTGCTGCCTATTTGTATTGGACCGGCTACTAAAGTAGCTGATTATTTACATGAAGCACCGAAAGTATATCGGGCGACCATGGTAATAGGCACAGCTACTAATACGCAGGATGCGAGCGGAGAGGTTATTGAGGAAAAGGCCATAGAACCGGCATTGAGTGAGGTACAGGTGCGGGAGACAATGGAGAAATTTCTTGGCAATATTGAACAGCTGCCTCCAATGTATTCTGCGGTGAAAGTAGACGGAAAACGGTTGCATGAACTTGCGCGACAAGGTAAGACGGTGGAGCGGAAACTTCGCTCCGCAACCATTTATAAAATCGATATTGAAGACATGCAGCTTACGGAAGAGAGGCCAAGCGTTACATTTACGGTTGCTTGTTCTAAAGGTACATATGTCCGTACGCTATGCGTAGATATCGGTTCAGCGCTTGGCTATCCTGCTCATATGTCTTATTTGCAGCGAATTAAGAGTGGGCCGTTTACGCTCGAGCAATGTGTTACGCTAGAACAGATGGAAGAAGCCGCGAGCGAAGGTATTCTGCAACATCTCCTGTACCCGCTGGATGTTGGGCTATCCCAATATTCAGCCGTAACCGTACCGGAAGGCCGGGTAAAGGCGATGCGTAACGGGCTAAGCCAACGTCACCGTAAACCGGATGATTGGCAAATCGGAGATAAAATTCGTTTATACAGCCCAGGTGGTGCTTTTCTTGCGTTGCATGAAGTGGTATATATAGATAAAGAGAACGGTGTCGAATCCAAACCTGTAAGAGTGTTTCCGGAGGGGGAGGCATAA
- a CDS encoding bifunctional riboflavin kinase/FAD synthetase — MEIQRLHYPLPPDFKGEPCVLALGYFDGVHAGHRRVIQKAIDTAKSLGTKSAVMTFDPHPREVLGQSGYTQYLTPVDEKLEQLKTMGVDVAYVVHFNISFAAIYPEDFIDEFLMQLSAKHVVVGFDYTFGHRGKGTVFTLKEHANGRYGVDVVAPVNRFGEKISSTLIREYLYSGKIKEATQFLGRPYRVRGTVVHGEKRGRTIGFPTANLRLSAPYIVPRNGVYGVRAELEGKAYYGVMNVGIKPTFENERKEKSLEVHLFDFAGDIYDKTMEVEFLFFIREEQKFAGVDALIAQINSDVVTAKEQFAKLSIV; from the coding sequence ATGGAAATCCAACGTTTGCATTATCCGCTACCGCCCGATTTCAAAGGGGAGCCATGTGTGCTTGCCCTGGGCTATTTTGACGGCGTCCATGCCGGACATCGCCGCGTGATTCAAAAAGCGATCGATACGGCGAAATCCTTAGGAACGAAGTCTGCTGTCATGACATTTGATCCGCATCCGCGCGAGGTGCTTGGTCAGAGTGGTTATACCCAGTATCTGACGCCCGTAGACGAGAAGCTTGAACAACTGAAGACAATGGGGGTAGATGTTGCTTACGTTGTCCATTTTAACATTTCGTTTGCCGCCATTTATCCGGAAGATTTCATCGATGAATTTCTCATGCAGCTCTCTGCCAAGCATGTAGTGGTCGGATTCGACTACACATTTGGACATAGGGGCAAAGGTACGGTGTTCACCTTGAAAGAACATGCAAATGGACGTTACGGTGTCGATGTGGTAGCGCCGGTAAACCGGTTCGGTGAGAAGATTAGCAGTACTCTTATTCGCGAATACTTGTATAGCGGTAAGATTAAAGAAGCGACGCAATTTCTTGGCCGTCCATATCGTGTGCGGGGTACGGTAGTGCATGGAGAAAAACGTGGGCGCACCATCGGATTTCCGACGGCAAACCTTCGCCTATCCGCTCCTTATATTGTACCACGGAACGGGGTATATGGCGTGCGCGCTGAATTGGAAGGCAAGGCGTACTACGGAGTAATGAACGTAGGCATTAAGCCCACATTTGAGAATGAACGTAAAGAAAAGTCACTTGAGGTTCACTTGTTCGATTTCGCAGGTGATATTTATGATAAAACAATGGAAGTAGAATTTCTGTTCTTTATTAGAGAAGAACAGAAATTTGCCGGAGTAGATGCCCTGATTGCACAGATTAACTCAGATGTGGTGACTGCGAAAGAGCAGTTCGCTAAGTTGTCCATCGTATAA
- the rpsO gene encoding 30S ribosomal protein S15: protein MALTQERKQQLIGEYRTHESDTGSPEVQIAILTEKINYLNDHLRTHKKDHHSRRGLLKMVGQRRNLLAYLKDKDVTRYRELINKLGLRR, encoded by the coding sequence ATGGCTCTGACACAAGAACGCAAGCAGCAACTGATCGGAGAGTACCGCACTCATGAGTCCGACACTGGATCTCCAGAAGTGCAAATTGCTATCCTTACTGAGAAAATTAACTACTTGAACGATCATCTTCGTACGCACAAAAAAGACCACCATTCCCGTCGTGGATTGTTGAAAATGGTTGGTCAACGCCGCAACCTGCTGGCTTATCTGAAAGACAAAGATGTTACTCGTTACCGTGAGTTAATCAACAAATTAGGCTTACGCCGATAA
- the pnp gene encoding polyribonucleotide nucleotidyltransferase, which yields MDEVKVYEFELAGRKMSIEYGKLAKQANAAVMVRYGDSAVLSAVTASKKPSHLDFFPLTVNYEEKLYAVGKIPGGFIKREGRPSEKATLTSRVIDRPIRPLFPEGFRNEVQIVNTVMSVDQDCSTEVAAIIGTSAALSISDVPFNGPIGGVIVGRVDGEFIVNPTVEQLEKSDVNLTVAGTYDAINMVEAGADEVPEEVMLEAIMRGHEEIRKIVEQIRMIASEVGKEKMEVELVSFDEEIETAVKEYAEARLIEAVRIEEKQARYAAIDAINEETLEHFAETYPEQEVAINEILHDIVKQEVRRLITHDKVRPDGRGLDEIRPISCEIDLLPRTHGSGLFTRGQTQVLSVCTLGALGDVQILDGLGLEESKRFMHHYNFPPYSVGEARPLRAPGRREIGHGALGERALEPVIPGEDVFPYTIRLVSEVLESNGSSSQASICASTLAMMQAGVPIKAPVAGIAMGLVKDGEHMTILSDIQGMEDHLGDMDFKVAGTRKGVTALQMDIKIEGINRQVLEQALNQAREGRLFILAKMEEAIQEPRQELSRFAPKITIMRINPDKIRDVIGPSGRVINKIIEETGVKIDIEQDGRVYIASPDADANAKAKQIIEDIVREVEVGQVYNGTVKRIEKFGAFVELFAGKEGLVHISQLAEERIGKVEDVVSIGDKLEVKVTEIDNQGRVNLSHKALLKERKQQEKAAEAESNNQ from the coding sequence ATGGATGAAGTAAAAGTATATGAATTTGAGCTCGCTGGGCGGAAAATGTCGATCGAATACGGCAAACTAGCCAAGCAAGCAAATGCCGCCGTGATGGTGCGCTATGGAGATTCTGCGGTGCTTAGTGCGGTAACCGCATCCAAGAAACCTTCTCACCTTGATTTTTTTCCGTTAACAGTAAATTATGAAGAAAAACTGTATGCTGTCGGTAAAATTCCAGGTGGTTTCATTAAACGGGAAGGGCGTCCGAGCGAGAAGGCAACGCTGACAAGCCGCGTGATCGACCGCCCGATTCGTCCGTTGTTCCCGGAAGGATTCCGCAATGAAGTACAAATTGTTAATACGGTAATGTCCGTAGATCAGGATTGTTCGACGGAAGTTGCGGCGATTATCGGTACATCCGCGGCGCTGAGCATTTCCGATGTGCCGTTTAACGGACCGATTGGTGGCGTGATTGTTGGCCGAGTTGATGGAGAGTTCATCGTCAATCCAACTGTGGAACAGCTGGAGAAAAGCGATGTAAATCTAACCGTGGCTGGTACATATGATGCCATTAACATGGTTGAAGCAGGTGCCGATGAAGTGCCGGAAGAAGTCATGCTAGAGGCGATTATGCGCGGTCATGAAGAAATCCGCAAAATCGTGGAACAAATCCGGATGATTGCATCCGAGGTAGGCAAAGAAAAGATGGAAGTAGAGCTTGTTTCCTTTGATGAGGAAATAGAAACAGCCGTGAAAGAATATGCGGAAGCTCGACTAATAGAAGCGGTTCGTATCGAAGAGAAGCAAGCGCGCTATGCTGCGATCGATGCTATTAATGAAGAAACGCTGGAGCATTTTGCAGAAACGTATCCAGAACAGGAAGTAGCAATAAACGAAATTCTTCACGATATCGTGAAGCAAGAAGTGCGTCGCCTCATTACGCATGATAAAGTGCGTCCGGACGGGCGTGGACTCGATGAAATTCGTCCAATTTCCTGCGAAATTGATCTATTGCCACGTACGCACGGTTCCGGTTTGTTTACGCGTGGACAAACCCAGGTGCTTAGTGTATGTACGCTTGGTGCGCTTGGTGATGTACAGATTCTTGACGGTCTTGGCCTTGAAGAATCGAAACGTTTTATGCATCATTATAATTTCCCTCCGTACAGCGTAGGCGAAGCTCGTCCGCTGCGTGCACCAGGGCGTCGGGAAATCGGACACGGAGCGCTTGGAGAACGTGCACTTGAGCCGGTTATTCCGGGTGAAGATGTATTCCCATACACGATTCGTCTCGTATCCGAAGTGCTTGAATCCAACGGATCAAGTTCTCAGGCAAGCATTTGTGCGAGCACGCTTGCAATGATGCAAGCAGGTGTACCAATTAAGGCGCCGGTAGCTGGTATCGCCATGGGTCTTGTTAAAGACGGCGAGCACATGACGATTCTGAGCGACATTCAAGGTATGGAAGATCATCTGGGCGATATGGACTTTAAAGTAGCAGGTACACGTAAAGGTGTGACTGCGCTGCAGATGGATATCAAAATCGAAGGCATCAATCGTCAGGTTCTCGAGCAAGCGTTGAATCAAGCTCGTGAAGGACGTCTGTTCATTCTTGCTAAAATGGAAGAAGCCATTCAAGAGCCTCGTCAAGAGCTTTCACGGTTTGCGCCAAAAATTACGATTATGCGTATCAATCCGGACAAAATCCGTGACGTTATCGGACCAAGTGGTCGTGTAATCAACAAAATTATTGAAGAGACTGGCGTAAAAATCGACATCGAACAGGATGGTCGTGTTTATATCGCTTCACCTGACGCCGATGCAAATGCAAAGGCAAAACAAATCATTGAAGACATTGTACGAGAAGTTGAAGTGGGACAAGTCTACAACGGTACAGTCAAGCGTATCGAGAAGTTCGGCGCGTTCGTGGAATTGTTCGCAGGTAAAGAGGGACTTGTTCATATCTCCCAACTTGCGGAAGAACGTATAGGTAAGGTTGAGGACGTAGTATCCATCGGCGATAAGCTGGAAGTGAAGGTGACTGAAATCGACAATCAAGGTCGTGTCAATCTCTCACACAAGGCACTATTGAAAGAAAGAAAACAACAAGAAAAAGCAGCTGAAGCTGAAAGCAATAACCAGTAA
- a CDS encoding polysaccharide deacetylase family protein, with protein sequence MNRLLASLCFFFLLYTVMTSESVNLYIASKKMDQATLTNQTEQWEGKLKELARTKNIAPVNARIDAIWKGIPGYNGLQVDEEKTVKRMQQAGKWDESLIVFREVEPAVHIDQLESSPIYRGNPEKPMISVMINVAWGNEYLPSILKALEKEKVKATFFLDGSWTKKYPDEAKKIAEAGHEIGSHAYSHPNMSRLSLTRMEQEITKTNAVIVQATGITPTLFAPPSGDFDQRVVDMAARYKLKTILWTADTVDWRNPTSEQWFRTVAPKINNGVLVLMHPTKSTAEALPQLIRYAKEKKLALGTVSDTLSTRRVPSY encoded by the coding sequence ATGAACCGTTTGCTGGCTTCGCTATGCTTTTTTTTTCTTTTATATACCGTCATGACATCAGAGTCGGTGAATTTGTATATCGCATCGAAAAAAATGGATCAGGCTACCCTTACGAATCAAACAGAGCAATGGGAGGGAAAATTAAAGGAACTGGCCCGTACGAAAAATATCGCGCCTGTGAATGCGCGTATCGATGCAATTTGGAAAGGAATCCCAGGGTATAACGGGCTCCAGGTTGATGAGGAGAAAACAGTAAAACGTATGCAGCAGGCCGGGAAGTGGGATGAGTCACTCATCGTTTTTCGAGAAGTAGAGCCAGCTGTTCATATCGATCAATTGGAATCCTCCCCCATTTATCGGGGCAATCCGGAAAAGCCTATGATTTCTGTTATGATTAATGTTGCTTGGGGCAATGAATATCTGCCTTCCATTCTAAAAGCATTGGAAAAAGAAAAAGTAAAAGCGACCTTTTTTCTTGACGGTAGCTGGACGAAGAAATATCCAGATGAAGCAAAGAAAATCGCAGAAGCCGGACACGAAATCGGCAGTCATGCCTATTCGCACCCGAATATGAGTCGGCTTTCACTCACTCGTATGGAGCAGGAGATTACAAAAACGAATGCTGTCATTGTTCAGGCGACTGGAATCACGCCTACCTTGTTCGCTCCACCATCTGGTGATTTTGACCAGCGGGTCGTTGATATGGCTGCACGCTACAAATTAAAGACAATATTATGGACGGCTGATACGGTCGATTGGCGTAATCCGACATCGGAGCAATGGTTTCGTACTGTCGCCCCGAAAATCAATAACGGCGTGCTTGTGCTGATGCATCCGACAAAATCGACCGCAGAGGCACTGCCTCAGCTCATCCGGTATGCGAAAGAAAAGAAACTTGCGCTCGGTACGGTCAGCGATACCCTCTCCACCCGCCGCGTGCCCTCCTATTGA